In Leptospira sp. WS58.C1, a single genomic region encodes these proteins:
- the omp85 gene encoding Omp85 family outer membrane protein produces the protein MKHFLVRIGLIAILAFVYTQSISADPGLLDGCEKPPERKDLPFYISPKRQLCIKDLEKKKEGWFPTGLPLLNSDPNTGIGYGIRVFLFNNGKKEDPFFEYTPYKFRIYAQYFDTTKQRQFHEIAFDAPYVFETQWRLRGGLFYDSNPNTLYFGMGESSLQTLSYQERNQDGGQVHTNATFADQQKNLAYTRPGGPGDPVDINGTVYNGFPSQNGFRVTDSLYNRYNIISPTANLSGERSYVGGTVRLVAGMRFSQNIVKTFDGTLTNGNDPILDGFPMSSTGKAFNGTTKLTEDNTAGKILGYNGGVVNSLRLGVVYDTRDLEPDPNQGVFLEATYEKSAKTIGSNYDYSKYFTQAKFFWSPFPKVFDKLVLAGRAGFSITEGDAPFFEYRNMWGTEGVIAGLGGRTTLRGYKQDRFVGRAMGWGNLEVRWKFYQVSVAGQHFAFNLVPFVDFGRVWDDEHKAGLKDYKYSRGLGLRIAWNQTTIIMFDYAVSKEDKQLFVNFNHAF, from the coding sequence ATGAAACATTTCCTCGTTCGCATTGGCTTGATCGCTATATTGGCCTTTGTCTATACACAAAGTATTTCCGCGGATCCAGGGCTCTTGGATGGTTGTGAAAAACCTCCTGAGAGAAAGGATCTACCATTCTATATCAGTCCTAAAAGACAGCTCTGTATAAAAGATTTGGAAAAGAAGAAGGAGGGTTGGTTTCCCACCGGACTTCCTCTTTTAAATTCGGATCCGAATACCGGAATAGGATATGGGATCCGCGTATTCCTTTTTAATAATGGAAAAAAAGAGGATCCTTTTTTCGAATACACCCCTTATAAGTTCAGGATTTACGCTCAATATTTTGATACTACCAAACAAAGGCAATTTCATGAAATCGCTTTCGATGCTCCTTACGTGTTTGAAACACAATGGAGATTGAGAGGCGGTTTGTTTTATGATTCCAACCCGAATACTTTATACTTCGGAATGGGAGAATCTTCTCTCCAAACCTTGAGTTACCAAGAACGAAATCAAGACGGCGGTCAGGTTCACACCAACGCAACTTTTGCGGATCAACAAAAGAATTTGGCGTATACAAGACCGGGTGGGCCGGGTGATCCGGTGGATATTAACGGAACCGTGTATAACGGATTTCCATCTCAAAATGGATTTAGAGTTACCGATTCATTATATAACCGTTACAATATAATTTCTCCGACTGCCAACTTAAGTGGAGAGAGATCATACGTCGGAGGAACGGTTCGTTTAGTAGCCGGTATGAGATTTTCGCAAAATATTGTGAAAACTTTCGACGGAACTTTGACAAACGGGAACGACCCGATCCTCGACGGTTTTCCTATGAGTTCCACCGGAAAAGCATTCAACGGCACCACTAAGCTCACAGAGGACAATACTGCCGGAAAAATTTTAGGATATAATGGAGGGGTAGTAAACTCTCTTCGTTTGGGAGTCGTCTATGATACACGGGATTTGGAACCGGATCCGAACCAAGGTGTATTCTTAGAGGCAACGTATGAAAAATCCGCAAAAACGATCGGGTCTAATTACGATTACTCTAAGTATTTTACTCAGGCGAAATTTTTCTGGAGTCCCTTTCCTAAAGTTTTCGATAAGTTAGTTCTTGCAGGTCGGGCCGGATTTTCGATTACTGAAGGCGACGCTCCGTTTTTCGAATATAGGAATATGTGGGGAACGGAAGGTGTGATCGCCGGATTGGGCGGACGTACTACATTAAGAGGTTATAAACAAGACCGCTTTGTGGGACGTGCAATGGGTTGGGGTAATCTCGAGGTGAGATGGAAATTCTATCAGGTCTCAGTGGCCGGCCAACATTTTGCCTTCAATTTAGTTCCATTCGTGGACTTCGGACGGGTTTGGGACGACGAGCATAAGGCAGGTCTCAAGGATTATAAATATTCCCGAGGTCTTGGACTTAGGATCGCTTGGAATCAGACAACGATTATCATGTTCGATTATGCGGTTTCAAAAGAAGACAAACAGTTATTCGTGAATTTTAACCACGCGTTTTAA